A region from the Lolium perenne isolate Kyuss_39 chromosome 4, Kyuss_2.0, whole genome shotgun sequence genome encodes:
- the LOC127296606 gene encoding uncharacterized protein: MKGRTVLVLLVVVFVGWNLLLGASVKSSDAAYGTVELNGRRLKETRHTITSRSLQDVRTDDYRPVDPTPSSKASIRPGPIEHGAPAFPYVPGYPPPAQGPASPGA, translated from the exons ATGAAGGGCCGCACCGTGCTGGTTTTGCTCGTTGTCGTGTTCGTCGGGTGGAACCTGTTGCTCGGAGCCTCGGTGAAGTCCTCAG ACGCGGCCTATGGAACCGTTGAGCTAAACGGCAGGAGGCTAAAG GAAACTAGACATACCATTACAAGCAGAAGCCTTCAAGACGTAAGGACTGATGACTACCGACCTGTTGACCCAACTCCAAGCTCCAAGGCAAGTATCAGGCCAGGTCCAATTGAACATGGCGCTCCTGCTTTTCCTTATGTGCCAGGGTACCCGCCTCCTGCCCAGGGTCCTGCTTCTCCTGGCGCTTAG
- the LOC127296605 gene encoding FAD-linked sulfhydryl oxidase ERV1: protein MPPPASNPLEPVFQTVAAFSRRLLIAPDTAPDDHRLRPLLSLSLAPPPPPPPPSEVLKEKDAKVAPLTHKEEVGRATWMLLHTIAAQFPDEPTRQQKRDAKELMALISRLYPCKECADHFKEVLKANPVQAGSQAEFSQWMCYVHNVVNRSLGKTIFPCQRVNARWGKLDCPERSCDLEGANDIMPNR from the exons ATGCCACCGCCGGCCTCGAACCCGCTGGAGCCCGTCTTCCAGACCGTCGCCGCTTTCTCCCGCCGCCTCCTCATCGCCCCCGACACCGCTCCCGACGACCACCGCCTCCgccccctcctctccctctccctcgctCCTCCTCCGCCCCCGCCCCCGCCGTCGGAGGTTCTCAAG GAGAAGGATGCGAAGGTCGCGCCCCTGACGCACAAGGAGGAGGTCGGCCGCGCCACGTGGATGCTGCTCCACACCATCGCGGCGCAG TTTCCTGATGAACCAACCAGGCAACAGAAACGGGATGCGAAAGAGTTG ATGGCTTTAATTTCCAGACTGTACCCTTGCAAAGAATGCGCTGATCACTTCAAGGAAGTTTTGAA AGCAAATCCTGTTCAAGCAGGATCTCAGGCTGAATTCTCTCAGTGGATGTGCTATGTGCACAATGTGGTTAATCGAAG CCTTGGAAAAACAATATTTCCTTGCCAGAGAGTAAATGCACGGTGGGGCAAGCTGGATTGCCCCGAACGCTCTTGTGACCTAGAAGGCGCCAACGACATCATGCCGAACCGATGA